One genomic window of Tribolium castaneum mitochondrion, complete genome includes the following:
- the ND4L gene encoding NADH dehydrogenase subunit 4L — translation MMIFKFILTFMFLSGLMMFSLKRKHLLLMLLSLEYVVLSLYLAMFLYLSMLGNEYFFSMIFLTFTVCEGVLGLSILVSLIRSHGNDYFQSFSVLW, via the coding sequence ATGATAATTTTTAAATTTATTTTGACATTTATGTTTCTTAGTGGATTAATAATATTTAGTCTTAAACGTAAGCATTTACTGTTAATATTATTGAGACTGGAATATGTTGTACTGTCACTTTACTTAGCGATATTTTTGTATTTAAGAATATTGGGGAATGAATATTTTTTTTCAATGATTTTTTTAACTTTTACTGTTTGTGAGGGGGTTTTGGGTCTTTCTATTTTGGTTTCTCTTATTCGTAGTCATGGAAATGATTATTTTCAGAGATTTAGGGTTTTATGATAA
- the ND4 gene encoding NADH dehydrogenase subunit 4 (TAA stop codon is completed by the addition of 3' A residues to the mRNA), producing MMKFLFGLLFMIPLTFLGGFWLNQLVWFVVSFLFIFSFSFSGLFSSISYEFGGDLLSFMMLFLSFWICSLMLLASEKIYLKNSWTGFFMFVVLMLMLSLYLTFSSLNLFIFYIFFEVSLIPTLILIVGWGYQPERLQAGVYLLFYTLLASLPMMISLFFCYGKFYSLHYFYLSGMVNSLFIYLLVNMVFFIKIPMFFVHLWLPKAHVEAPVSGSMILAGIMLKLGGYGMMRLMIMFQEIGALINVIFIGLSLVGGFYVSLICLRQSDMKSLIAYSSVSHMGLVLAGVMTMNFWGLGGSLTMMVAHGLCSSGLFCLANISYERLHSRSLYMNKGLINVMPSLSMFWFLLLASNIAAPPSMNLLGEIVLINSLVGFSELSMIFLMLVSFFGAVYSLFLYSYSQHGCLYSGCYSYFSCSVREFLLLMLHWLPLNLLVLSGDLLVLWI from the coding sequence ATGATAAAGTTTTTATTTGGTTTATTATTTATGATTCCTTTAACTTTTTTGGGAGGTTTTTGACTTAATCAATTAGTTTGATTTGTTGTTTCTTTTTTATTTATTTTTAGGTTTTCTTTTAGGGGGTTGTTTTCGAGAATTTCCTATGAATTTGGGGGGGATTTACTTTCTTTTATAATATTATTTTTGAGTTTTTGAATTTGTAGGTTAATGTTGTTGGCTAGAGAAAAGATTTATTTGAAGAATAGTTGAACAGGTTTTTTTATGTTTGTGGTATTAATATTGATATTATCTTTATATTTAACTTTTAGTTCTTTGAATTTATTTATTTTTTATATTTTTTTTGAGGTTAGTTTGATTCCAACTTTAATTTTAATTGTCGGTTGAGGATACCAACCGGAGCGTTTACAAGCTGGGGTTTATTTATTATTTTATACTTTATTGGCTTCTTTACCAATAATGATTTCTTTGTTTTTTTGTTATGGGAAATTTTATTCTTTACATTATTTTTATTTGTCTGGGATAGTAAATAGTTTATTTATTTATTTATTGGTCAATATAGTATTTTTTATTAAAATTCCAATGTTTTTTGTTCATTTATGACTCCCTAAGGCTCACGTTGAGGCTCCTGTGTCGGGGTCAATGATTTTAGCAGGAATTATGCTTAAATTGGGAGGATACGGAATAATACGATTAATGATTATATTTCAGGAAATTGGTGCATTAATTAATGTTATTTTTATTGGATTGAGATTAGTTGGAGGATTTTATGTTTCGTTAATTTGTTTACGTCAAAGTGATATGAAATCTTTAATTGCTTATTCTTCAGTAAGACACATAGGATTGGTATTGGCAGGAGTGATAACAATAAATTTTTGAGGATTAGGGGGTTCATTAACAATAATAGTTGCGCATGGGTTATGTTCTTCTGGACTTTTCTGTTTGGCTAATATTTCTTATGAGCGTCTTCATAGACGTAGTCTTTATATAAATAAGGGTTTAATTAATGTGATACCTAGCTTGTCAATATTCTGATTTCTTTTATTAGCAAGAAATATTGCTGCTCCTCCTTCAATAAATCTGTTGGGTGAAATTGTTCTTATTAATAGATTAGTGGGGTTTAGTGAACTAAGAATAATTTTTTTAATATTAGTTTCTTTTTTTGGGGCTGTTTATTCGTTGTTTTTGTACTCTTACAGTCAACATGGTTGTTTGTATTCAGGATGTTATTCATACTTTTCTTGTAGGGTTCGAGAATTTCTTTTATTAATGTTACATTGATTGCCTTTAAATTTATTGGTTTTGAGGGGAGATTTATTGGTTTTATGAATTT
- the ND3 gene encoding NADH dehydrogenase subunit 3 (TAA stop codon is completed by the addition of 3' A residues to the mRNA), whose product MSNSYFNFISSNHYFHQHTSNWILNLTSKKSFLDREKSSPFECGFDPKASARLPFSLHFFLIAIIFLIFDVEITLLFPLIVSLKFNSMMSYMPTLIMFLLILLVGLFHEWNQGALDWTN is encoded by the coding sequence ATAAGTAATTCATATTTTAATTTTATTAGCTCTAATCATTATTTTCATCAGCACACTTCTAATTGAATTCTAAACTTAACTTCAAAAAAATCATTTCTTGATCGAGAAAAAAGATCCCCATTTGAATGCGGATTTGACCCTAAAGCCTCAGCTCGACTACCATTTTCCCTACATTTTTTCCTAATTGCCATCATCTTCCTAATTTTCGACGTAGAAATCACTCTTCTTTTTCCCCTAATTGTATCTCTTAAATTCAATAGAATAATATCCTACATACCAACTCTTATTATATTTTTATTAATTTTATTAGTAGGACTTTTTCATGAATGAAACCAAGGAGCTCTCGATTGAACAAATT
- the ND6 gene encoding NADH dehydrogenase subunit 6 has translation MLALIMSLNMILSLIFIFLNHPLSVGLILLIQTILISLISGNLISSFWFSYILFLIMIGGMLILFMYMTSIASNEKFQPKTIIISPLMLMIIFILFLQNKTESLIYNNEMIPFKENSIIQFSLIKYANFPVMIILISMILYLLITLIATVKITEFKQGPIRQMN, from the coding sequence ATCCTAGCTTTAATCATATCCTTAAACATAATTCTTTCATTAATCTTTATCTTCTTAAATCATCCCCTCTCGGTTGGCTTAATCTTACTAATTCAAACAATCTTAATTAGATTAATTTCAGGAAACCTGATTAGATCATTCTGATTCTCATACATCCTATTTCTAATTATAATTGGAGGCATACTTATTCTATTCATGTACATAACCAGAATTGCCTCAAACGAAAAATTCCAGCCTAAAACAATTATTATTTCCCCTCTTATACTTATAATTATTTTCATTCTTTTTCTTCAAAACAAAACAGAAAGATTAATTTACAATAACGAAATAATCCCGTTTAAAGAAAACTCAATTATTCAGTTTTCATTGATTAAATACGCCAACTTCCCTGTAATAATTATTCTTATTTCAATAATTCTTTATCTCCTAATCACTCTAATTGCTACAGTCAAAATTACTGAATTCAAGCAAGGCCCTATTCGTCAAATAAACTAA
- the ND5 gene encoding NADH dehydrogenase subunit 5 (TAA stop codon is completed by the addition of 3' A residues to the mRNA) — protein MIHICLIFSGLFLFWSTVFFLFSIYFIVEGLTWFLEFNLLMINSSSIVMTLLFDWMTFLFMSFVLFISSMVIFYSREYMASDIFINRFIMLVVMFVFSMMFLIVSPNLISILLGWDGLGLVSYCLVIYYQNVKSFNAGMLTALSNRIGDVALLMAIAWMVNYGSWNYVFYLFQLKGDSYMNVISYLVVLAALTKSAQIPFSSWLPAAMAAPTPVSSLVHSSTLVTAGVYLLIRFNFCFNEWLMYFLLFISSMTMFMSGLGASFEFDLKKIIALSTLSQLGLMMMILSLGSYELAFFHLLTHALFKALLFMCAGNIIHSVGDFQDIRYMGGLVKFLPLTCVNFNISNLSLCGLPFLSGFYSKDLVAEIMSMGYLSFYIYLIFYVSIGLTVCYSFRLVYYSFVGSFNFLSLNSVYEGSVMMIKGMGGLIFLVIFMGSSLSWIIFPYPYVIILPLFMKILTLLMVILGAWIGYELSKFFISYDSLSLKNYGLSWFLSNMWNMPVISTLGINYYPIIGGSFLYKSLDQGWSEVLGSQGIYSVIVSGSKISQIFMNNSIKIFFVLMIVWLMIIFMI, from the coding sequence ATAATTCATATTTGTTTAATTTTTTCTGGATTGTTTTTGTTTTGAAGAACAGTTTTTTTTCTTTTTAGTATTTATTTTATTGTTGAGGGGTTAACTTGGTTTTTGGAATTTAATTTGTTAATAATTAATTCTAGAAGAATTGTGATGACTTTATTGTTTGATTGAATAACATTTCTTTTTATGAGATTTGTATTATTTATTTCTAGTATAGTAATTTTTTATAGACGTGAATATATGGCTAGAGATATTTTTATTAATCGATTTATTATGTTAGTGGTTATGTTTGTGTTTTCTATAATATTTTTAATTGTCAGTCCTAATTTAATTAGAATTTTATTAGGGTGGGATGGGCTAGGTTTAGTTTCTTATTGTTTGGTAATTTATTATCAGAATGTTAAGTCTTTTAATGCAGGTATACTTACTGCTCTAAGAAATCGGATTGGGGATGTTGCTTTGTTGATAGCTATTGCATGGATAGTAAATTATGGAAGTTGAAATTACGTTTTTTATCTTTTTCAATTGAAAGGTGATTCTTATATAAATGTAATTTCTTATTTGGTGGTATTGGCTGCTTTAACAAAAAGAGCTCAAATTCCGTTTTCTTCTTGATTACCTGCGGCAATGGCTGCCCCTACTCCAGTTTCTTCTTTGGTTCATTCTTCTACTTTAGTAACGGCAGGGGTATATTTATTAATTCGTTTTAATTTTTGCTTTAATGAGTGGTTAATATATTTTTTATTATTTATTTCTAGAATGACAATGTTTATGTCCGGGTTAGGGGCGAGATTTGAATTTGATTTGAAGAAAATTATTGCTTTGTCGACTTTAAGACAGCTTGGTTTAATAATAATGATTTTGTCTTTAGGAAGATATGAACTAGCCTTCTTCCATTTATTGACTCATGCTTTATTCAAGGCTTTGTTGTTTATATGTGCTGGGAATATTATTCATAGAGTTGGTGATTTTCAGGATATTCGGTATATAGGGGGCTTAGTTAAGTTTTTACCTTTAACTTGTGTTAATTTTAATATTAGAAATTTATCTTTGTGCGGATTACCATTTTTAAGAGGATTTTATTCAAAGGATTTGGTTGCCGAAATTATAAGAATAGGTTACTTAAGATTTTATATTTATTTAATTTTTTATGTTTCTATTGGATTAACTGTCTGTTACAGATTTCGTTTAGTTTATTATTCATTTGTAGGAAGGTTCAATTTTTTGTCTTTAAATAGTGTGTATGAGGGGAGAGTTATGATGATTAAGGGAATAGGAGGATTGATTTTTCTGGTTATTTTCATAGGAAGGTCATTAAGATGAATTATTTTCCCTTATCCTTATGTAATTATTCTTCCTTTATTTATAAAGATTCTTACTTTATTAATGGTGATTTTAGGAGCTTGAATTGGTTATGAGTTATCAAAATTTTTTATTAGATATGATAGGTTGTCGCTTAAGAATTATGGATTATCGTGATTTTTGTCTAATATATGAAATATGCCTGTAATTTCTACTTTGGGTATTAATTATTATCCTATTATTGGGGGTTCATTTTTGTATAAGTCTTTAGATCAAGGTTGATCTGAGGTTCTGGGTAGTCAAGGTATTTATAGTGTGATTGTTAGAGGTTCTAAGATTTCTCAAATTTTTATGAATAATAGTATTAAGATTTTTTTTGTTTTAATGATTGTGTGATTAATAATTATTTTTATAATTT
- the CYTB gene encoding cytochrome b (TAA stop codon is completed by the addition of 3' A residues to the mRNA): MKTPMRKSSPLIKIVNNSLVDLPSPSNISTLWNFGSLLGLCLMIQIITGIFLAMHYCPNVEMAFNSVAHICRDVNNGWLIRTLHANGASFFFICIYAHIGRGMYYSSYNLIHTWMVGVTILFLVMATAFLGYVLPWGQMSFWGATVITNLLSAIPYLGTSIVQWIWGGFAVDNATLTRFFSFHFLLPFIVSAMVMIHLLFLHQTGSNNPLGLNSNIDKIPFHPYFSYKDIAGYLIMLMILINLSLLDPYMLGDPDNFTPANPLVTPVHIQPEWYFLFAYAILRSIPNKLGGVIALVMSIAILYILPFTGKKKFASNQFYPVNKILFWMMVSTILPLTWIGARPVEDPFILTGQILTLTYFLFYFINPLTYTLWDKTLFN, from the coding sequence ATGAAAACCCCAATACGAAAATCATCCCCATTAATTAAAATTGTTAATAACTCGTTAGTAGACCTTCCTTCACCGTCTAACATTTCAACTCTATGAAACTTCGGATCTCTTTTAGGATTATGCTTAATAATTCAAATTATTACAGGAATCTTTCTCGCAATACACTATTGCCCTAATGTAGAAATAGCCTTTAATAGAGTAGCTCACATCTGTCGAGATGTAAACAACGGATGACTAATTCGAACACTCCATGCAAACGGAGCCTCTTTTTTTTTCATCTGTATTTACGCCCACATTGGACGAGGAATATATTATAGATCTTACAACCTAATTCACACATGAATAGTTGGTGTAACAATTTTATTTCTAGTAATAGCAACAGCCTTTCTCGGTTACGTTTTACCCTGAGGTCAAATATCATTTTGAGGGGCAACCGTAATCACCAATTTATTATCAGCAATCCCTTATTTAGGAACTTCAATCGTTCAATGAATTTGAGGGGGGTTTGCAGTCGACAATGCTACTCTAACTCGATTCTTCTCATTCCATTTCCTTCTCCCATTTATTGTTTCAGCCATAGTAATAATCCACCTCTTATTTCTTCATCAAACAGGATCAAACAATCCACTAGGCTTAAATAGAAACATTGACAAAATCCCATTTCATCCTTATTTTTCATATAAAGACATCGCAGGATACTTAATTATATTAATAATTTTAATCAACTTATCCCTTCTAGATCCCTACATACTAGGGGACCCAGACAACTTCACTCCTGCCAATCCACTAGTAACACCGGTTCACATTCAACCAGAATGATATTTTCTCTTTGCCTATGCCATTCTTCGGTCAATCCCTAATAAATTAGGGGGAGTAATCGCCCTAGTTATATCAATTGCAATTCTCTACATTTTACCATTTACAGGAAAAAAAAAATTTGCTAGAAACCAGTTCTATCCTGTTAACAAAATTCTATTCTGAATAATAGTATCAACAATTCTTCCTCTCACTTGAATTGGAGCACGTCCAGTAGAAGATCCTTTTATCTTAACTGGTCAAATTCTCACCTTAACCTACTTCCTATTCTACTTTATCAACCCACTCACATACACCCTCTGAGACAAAACATTATTTAATT